One Pseudobutyrivibrio xylanivorans genomic window, TCTTCTCAAGCTCTGCCTCTTCGTTAGCACGAGCAACGATTGCGGCTGCCTCTTCCTTAGCATCGCTTACAATCTTGGTTTCATTCTTCAAGGCCTTTTGTCTTGCTTCAGCCAGGATAGCATCTCTTTCTTTGTTGATATCCTTAAGCTTTGCCTCGTACTCAAGCCTTAGCTTTTCTGCCTCTTCCTTATCTTTCTTAGCATCTGCGATGTCCCTTGCAATGCCATCCTTTCTATCCTGCAAAAGCTTTCTTGCTGGATTGAAAAGCTTGTTTGACATTATAAGGAATAGGAAGAATACTGCTATGGCTAAAAGTACTACGTCGTTCACCAACTGAACGTCTAAGTCAAATAGTCTTTCCAACTTTTAGCCCCTCCTTAACTTCCTAAAAATTTATTACTCTAACTTATTGAAGAAGTGCCATTAAAGATTTGCTTCGCAAATGGGCACTTCTGGATATCAAGGAACCTCCCTAAAGGGTCCCTCCTTGATATATTTAACCAACTAATGGCTGTACAAAGAGTAACAGAAGGGCAATAACAAGTCCGTAAAGACCTGTTGTCTCGGCAACGGCCTGACCAAGTAACATAGTAGACATAATCTGTCCCTGTGCTCCAGGGTTACGTCCAACGGCTGCTGCACCATGACCAGCTGCAATACCTTGGCCGATACCAGGACCAATACCTGCGATAACTGCAAGACCAGCACCAATTGCTGAACAAGCTTTAATTAAGTCTGTACCTGAAATAGTGTTCATAAATGTTTCCCTCCTAAAAGTAATATTAGCAATATTCCTTTGTTCTCAAAGTTTTACGAATCCCCATAACTTTGAGTTATGTACGTCATAGTTAACATACAGAATACGTAGGTCTGGATTGCACCTGAGAAAATATCGAAATAGACATGCAATGCTGCAGGCCATACAAGGGCGAACTTTCCTAGCAATCCATACACAAGACCCATGATGATAGTTCCTGAAAGAACGTTTGCAAACAAACGTAGTGACATAGAAATTGGTACCGCAATGTCGGAAATGACATTGATAGGCATCCAAATTGGCAACCATGGTGGCAATGGAGAACACTTGTCAATCCAAATGTCCTTTGCACTCTGATGCCTAATCTTAACTACATGGATGCAAACAAAGGTAATTAATGCCAGCGCAAGTGTTGTACCGTAATCGGCTGTTGGTGGTCTTAGTCCAACCAAACCAGATAAGTTAGATACCAAGATGAAGCAGAATATCGTACAAATCCAGTTTGCAAACACTGGTGCGTGCTTACCCATACTGCCTTCCACCATTCCATCTAAAAGTGAAACAATCAACTCCAAGATGCTTTGGAAGGTATCAGGAACTTCAGTGGCATGCTTAAGCTTTCTGTTAGCGATTATGGAGAAAACCACTAAAGACAGCCATACGATTAGTATGCAAACATGAGACGTGGTAATCCATACTTCCTGTCCGAAGACTGTGTAAGAGAACAATCCTTTTATCATGTCTACAGTATCGCTTGAGGCCAGTAAAATTCCTTCTGTCACACTTTCACCTCCTCCTACTATTAAATTTCTCCTAACTAAGTACTTCCCTTTCTATATCTTTATCAACTTTGTTGATATGGAAAGCCTTTATTAGCAAAGGTTGTGCGTAGGCACTAACCTTGAGCCCAAGAACACCGATGAGTGCTGTAAACATATTTCCCAGCTTAAAGTACGTCATCGTAATCATAATTGCACACAATACCAGATATCTCATAACCGACTTAAAGGACAATAGTTTTTCATGTCCCTGTCCAATTCTTACTGATTCCTCAATAATCATAGAAATATGAATGGCCATTCCAACCGCACAGGCTATTCCGATTAAAAGTCCAGTTGTATATCTGATTTTGTCGCTGACAAACCAAACTCCAATCAACTCTACAAGTAGTCCGTAAGCAAGTATTCCTAAAACAAGCATTGGCAATGCCTGATTCAGACGCTTCATCCATTTAATCATGTCTAATTATTCCCTATTTAGTTCTCCCTGAGCCTTATTATTATCAAGAGCCTCTTTTTCCAGTCTTCTTGCCCGCTGTCCTGGGGATTCCTCATTTTTAAGATACCCCCTAACCGACCGGTAGGCCCCATTAAAAGCTGCTACAATACCGATTAGTATTCCGCCTATAGCAAATCCCTGCTTTCCAGTCTTTGATGTAATAAAAGTTCCTATCAAAGTACAAAGCAGAATCGGTACAATTACATTTATTCCAAATTGAAGCACCATCACCAATGAATTGGCAACAGCCTTATATTGCTTTTTATCTCTCATACTAGTGTCGTCACTTAGTACTACATTACTATCTTTACTTCTCTACCAGTGTGCTCATACTGATAGAATTCTACTCCAGCTGCTCTAAGCATTCTCTTTGATGCAATAACTGAAGGTGTGTTTTCATATTTATCGCTATCGTAGATGATAGTTTTGATGCCAGACTGAATTATAGCCTTAGCACATTCGTTACATGGGAAAAGTGATACATACAACTTTGAGCCTTCAAGTGAACCTCCCCTATAGTTCAAAATCGCATTCAGCTCGCTGTGTGTTGTGTAGAAATATTTATTTTCCAGAGGGTCCCCTACTCTTGCCCAAGGGAACTCATCATCTGAACAACCATTTGGAAAACCATTGTAGCCCATTGATAAAATCTTGTTATCCTGGCTAACAATACAAGCTCCAACCTGTGTATTTGGGTCTTTAGATCTCATACCCGATAATACTGCAACGCCCATAAAGTACTCATCCCAGCTAATGTAATCTAGTCTCTTGTCACTCATGGTCCTTCCTCCAATACATTTGTGCCCTAGTTTTTAGTAATAATATTTGGTGGTCTATGCCTCCAATAACTTAATAAGCTTTTCTATTGATACCTTTAAAACCTCATAACACAAACCGTAGGTTTGCACTGATCCACCGTAAGGATCCATTACTTCAAGCTCGTCCCCAACGAGCTCATTCAGAAGTCTGGTGTTTTCCTCGGTGGCATTTGAATATTCACTTAAAATCTTACGCAGCCCTGCCTCTTCCATTGTTATTACAAGGGTGTTTTCCGAAAAATCGGTATCCTGAAGCTGCTTAGAGGAATAGTCCTTAAGTTCTATTCCATTGCTGATAAGAACTGCGTCCGCCTTTTGATTTAGGGGCTCTGGAAACTGAACTATCAATCCCCTGGCCTCACAAATTATAGGCCTGGAATGTGGAATCGCATGGAATATAGCCGTAGCCATAGGTGCCCGCGACGTTCCACTACCCGACGCAAAAATCACTCTGTTAATATTATTCATCCCTCAATCCTCTTGCTAGACCTCCAAGGTTTTCTGTCCCGCAGCCTTGAGCAATCTATTCATAATTGCCTGTCCCATCTTTGGAGTAACGAAGCTTTCTGAATAAATCAAATCAACGTCCAGCTCATCAAATTCTCTCAAAATATTGTAAAGGTTGTGAGCAATGGACTTCTCATCCGCTCTGTCACCAATGACAAGCACTTCTCCGCATTTATACTTGTCCTTTGTCTCCTCGGTGGCAATAACTCCCACCTTCTTGCCAGCTTCAGTCCCCTCTAAAGCAAGCCTATTAATGGTTTCAACAACCTTATTATCTTCTCCTGAAACGATTGTCAAATCGCCCTTCGGTGCATAATGCTTGTAGCGCATACCTGGTGCCTTTGGCTTCGCTCCGCCTGTGGTACCCTTGTCGTTATACACGATACCCGGATCGATTCGAACCTCTCCAACCACCTCTCTTAGCATGTCCATATTGATATAACCAGGACGAAGTATTGTAACAACATCCTCTGTCAAATCAACAATTGTGGACTCAAGACCTATATCAACTGCACCACCGTCAAGAATTGCCTCTATCTTTCCAGACAAATCCTCATATACATGACTTGCCTTGGTAGGACTAGGCCTTCCTGATGTATTTGCACTTGGTGCTGCAATCATACAGCCGCTTTCCTCAATAAGAGCAAGTGCCACCGGATTATTTGGCATTCTAACTGCCACCGTATCAAGACCTCCCGTGGTCTCGTAAGGAATGACCTCATTCTTGTTGCAGACCATTGTAAGTGGACCTGGCCAAAACGCATCCGCAAGCCTTCGTGCCGTGTCTGGTAAATCCTTTGTAATCTGCTCAAGCTGTTCAAACTTTGCTATATGTACAATTAAAGGG contains:
- a CDS encoding phosphotyrosine protein phosphatase; the protein is MNNINRVIFASGSGTSRAPMATAIFHAIPHSRPIICEARGLIVQFPEPLNQKADAVLISNGIELKDYSSKQLQDTDFSENTLVITMEEAGLRKILSEYSNATEENTRLLNELVGDELEVMDPYGGSVQTYGLCYEVLKVSIEKLIKLLEA
- a CDS encoding L-threonylcarbamoyladenylate synthase; the encoded protein is MITRIMDVSQEPINIEHIREASEILKNGGLVAFPTETVYGLGGDATDKEASRKIYQAKGRPSDNPLIVHIAKFEQLEQITKDLPDTARRLADAFWPGPLTMVCNKNEVIPYETTGGLDTVAVRMPNNPVALALIEESGCMIAAPSANTSGRPSPTKASHVYEDLSGKIEAILDGGAVDIGLESTIVDLTEDVVTILRPGYINMDMLREVVGEVRIDPGIVYNDKGTTGGAKPKAPGMRYKHYAPKGDLTIVSGEDNKVVETINRLALEGTEAGKKVGVIATEETKDKYKCGEVLVIGDRADEKSIAHNLYNILREFDELDVDLIYSESFVTPKMGQAIMNRLLKAAGQKTLEV
- the atpE gene encoding ATP synthase F0 subunit C, giving the protein MNTISGTDLIKACSAIGAGLAVIAGIGPGIGQGIAAGHGAAAVGRNPGAQGQIMSTMLLGQAVAETTGLYGLVIALLLLFVQPLVG
- the atpB gene encoding F0F1 ATP synthase subunit A; amino-acid sequence: MTEGILLASSDTVDMIKGLFSYTVFGQEVWITTSHVCILIVWLSLVVFSIIANRKLKHATEVPDTFQSILELIVSLLDGMVEGSMGKHAPVFANWICTIFCFILVSNLSGLVGLRPPTADYGTTLALALITFVCIHVVKIRHQSAKDIWIDKCSPLPPWLPIWMPINVISDIAVPISMSLRLFANVLSGTIIMGLVYGLLGKFALVWPAALHVYFDIFSGAIQTYVFCMLTMTYITQSYGDS
- a CDS encoding AtpZ/AtpI family protein, which encodes MRDKKQYKAVANSLVMVLQFGINVIVPILLCTLIGTFITSKTGKQGFAIGGILIGIVAAFNGAYRSVRGYLKNEESPGQRARRLEKEALDNNKAQGELNRE
- the atpF gene encoding F0F1 ATP synthase subunit B — translated: MERLFDLDVQLVNDVVLLAIAVFFLFLIMSNKLFNPARKLLQDRKDGIARDIADAKKDKEEAEKLRLEYEAKLKDINKERDAILAEARQKALKNETKIVSDAKEEAAAIVARANEEAELEKKKVADEVKQEMISVAAVLAQKVVAANMDTTIQNTLVEQTLKEMGEKTWLN
- a CDS encoding deoxycytidylate deaminase, with product MSDKRLDYISWDEYFMGVAVLSGMRSKDPNTQVGACIVSQDNKILSMGYNGFPNGCSDDEFPWARVGDPLENKYFYTTHSELNAILNYRGGSLEGSKLYVSLFPCNECAKAIIQSGIKTIIYDSDKYENTPSVIASKRMLRAAGVEFYQYEHTGREVKIVM